The proteins below are encoded in one region of Candidatus Omnitrophota bacterium:
- a CDS encoding type II secretion system protein GspG, translating into MKKSFTLIELIVVIAIIAILAAIIAPNAFKAVEKAKISEAIADVKTYKTAIGTLYADTGHWVVEGAVPPLGDIIYPDSANNDLITNLNGYFGWDGPYVQKIKAKNPWKGWYVFQSNDVARGLQSEIWLDFEDACYPLEGSVSLDCPIPDKAKNKIDATIDDGDPSDGNVQEGLGGSAGDFSWFLVWDAY; encoded by the coding sequence TTCTTGCCGCAATCATCGCCCCAAATGCTTTTAAAGCTGTTGAGAAGGCGAAGATTTCTGAAGCAATAGCCGATGTTAAAACTTACAAAACTGCCATTGGTACCTTATATGCTGATACCGGACATTGGGTAGTAGAAGGCGCTGTTCCTCCCCTAGGTGACATTATCTATCCAGATTCTGCTAATAATGATTTAATAACTAATCTTAATGGTTATTTTGGTTGGGATGGACCTTATGTTCAAAAGATTAAAGCCAAAAATCCCTGGAAGGGTTGGTATGTTTTTCAATCTAATGATGTCGCAAGAGGTTTACAATCAGAAATTTGGCTTGATTTTGAAGATGCTTGTTATCCGCTAGAGGGTAGTGTCAGCCTTGATTGCCCTATACCGGATAAAGCCAAAAATAAAATAGATGCTACCATTGACGATGGAGATCCCTCGGACGGAAATGTACAAGAAGGACTAGGAGGGTCAGCCGGTGATTTTTCTTGGTTTTTAGTTTGGGATGCATACTAA
- a CDS encoding prepilin-type N-terminal cleavage/methylation domain-containing protein codes for MKKSFTLIELIVVIAIIAILAAIIAPNAFKAIDKAKVSASLAYAKNIKTAILSLYSDTGHFSGWVAGMTAGQYNYVKLDDDYNPSWQPSNLLSDESGWTGWDGPYMEQLTGRHRWGGTIMLLYYPIPASWANGLGLYRWFPCYGNSANNCGVSETNLKKIDATVDDGVPTTGNHRVYYDATYSQWYSLETLINF; via the coding sequence ATGAAAAAATCATTTACTTTAATCGAGTTAATCGTAGTAATCGCTATAATTGCTATCTTAGCAGCAATCATCGCTCCCAATGCATTTAAGGCTATTGATAAAGCAAAAGTTTCAGCTAGCCTGGCTTATGCAAAGAACATAAAAACAGCAATTTTGTCTTTGTATTCCGATACTGGGCATTTTTCGGGATGGGTGGCCGGCATGACGGCTGGTCAATATAATTATGTGAAACTTGACGATGATTATAACCCTAGTTGGCAGCCTAGCAATTTATTGAGTGATGAATCTGGTTGGACTGGTTGGGATGGTCCCTATATGGAGCAACTGACAGGTCGACATCGATGGGGCGGAACTATCATGCTTCTCTATTATCCTATTCCAGCATCTTGGGCTAATGGTCTTGGTCTTTATCGTTGGTTTCCGTGCTATGGGAATTCAGCTAATAATTGTGGAGTATCTGAGACGAATTTAAAGAAAATAGATGCTACCGTAGATGATGGTGTACCTACCACTGGTAACCATAGAGTCTATTATGACGCCACGTATTCACAATGGTATTCGCTAGAAACGTTAATTAACTTCTAA
- a CDS encoding calcium/sodium antiporter codes for MEILLNSLIFIVGLAILIISSDWLIQGSIKLSSLLRLTPLFVGLVLVAFGTSTPEAGVGIVAAIRNYKEIALGNVIGSNICNIGLILGLCAFVRPLKINKSILRREFPFMLLATVSLFLMSRDLLISRLDGLIFIFGFIAFLVFSYKGARQSFIGDEINNFKFKGLFKRYNSPIAITVLSLISILGIAIGAKLMVDKGVVLANIFGVKPWLIAITVFAVGTSLPELAASLTAALKKAPSISVGNIVGSNIFNILLILGVVSLIRPIQLEASMLKFEFPVLLIFSFTLLIMMKTRHQISRWEGLSLFLGYIGFIFLLIH; via the coding sequence ATGGAAATACTACTTAATAGCCTAATTTTTATAGTCGGTCTTGCTATATTAATAATCAGCTCTGACTGGCTTATCCAGGGTTCAATTAAATTATCTAGCCTTCTAAGATTAACCCCTTTATTTGTAGGATTAGTTCTAGTCGCTTTTGGTACATCTACTCCTGAAGCTGGAGTTGGAATAGTCGCCGCCATAAGAAATTATAAAGAGATAGCCTTGGGCAATGTTATCGGAAGCAATATTTGCAATATTGGGTTGATTTTGGGTCTATGTGCTTTCGTTAGGCCGTTAAAGATAAATAAGTCTATTCTTAGAAGAGAGTTTCCCTTTATGCTTCTTGCTACGGTTTCACTTTTTTTAATGAGTCGGGATTTATTAATTAGCCGGCTTGACGGATTAATATTTATATTTGGCTTTATTGCTTTTTTAGTTTTTTCATATAAAGGAGCAAGGCAGTCTTTTATCGGCGATGAGATAAATAATTTTAAATTTAAAGGTTTGTTTAAGAGATACAATTCACCTATTGCAATCACCGTTTTATCGCTAATTTCAATTTTAGGCATAGCTATTGGAGCAAAGCTTATGGTTGATAAAGGAGTGGTCTTAGCAAATATTTTTGGGGTGAAGCCTTGGTTGATTGCAATTACTGTTTTTGCCGTTGGCACTTCGCTTCCTGAATTAGCGGCATCATTGACTGCGGCTTTGAAGAAAGCGCCTTCAATTAGTGTTGGCAATATCGTCGGAAGCAATATTTTTAACATTTTACTGATTTTAGGGGTGGTTTCTTTAATCAGACCGATACAGCTAGAGGCTTCAATGCTAAAGTTTGAATTTCCGGTTTTGCTTATTTTTAGCTTTACCCTTCTTATCATGATGAAAACTAGGCACCAAATAAGCCGTTGGGAAGGGCTGTCGTTATTTTTAGGCTATATTGGTTTTATTTTTTTATTGATTCACTAA
- a CDS encoding LemA family protein produces MLGGILIFLGVLVFLVVIWVIGSYNGVITLRNSVDNAWAQIDVQLTRRHDLIPNLVKTAKGYLTHEKETLENVIKARTQATQATAVKDKQAAENFLTSTLRSLFAVVERYPDLKANQSMLKLHEEITSTENRIAFARQFYNDETMRHNTLIQQFPVNLIASSFNFSNKELFEIEDTSHKEVPEVNL; encoded by the coding sequence ATGTTAGGAGGTATATTGATATTTTTAGGAGTTTTAGTGTTTTTGGTCGTTATCTGGGTTATCGGTTCTTATAACGGCGTAATAACTTTAAGAAATAGTGTGGATAATGCTTGGGCTCAAATCGATGTCCAGCTTACCCGGAGACATGATCTTATACCTAATTTGGTAAAAACGGCTAAAGGTTACCTAACTCATGAAAAAGAAACCCTTGAGAATGTAATAAAGGCCCGTACTCAGGCAACTCAGGCTACCGCAGTTAAAGACAAACAGGCGGCCGAGAACTTTTTAACCAGCACCCTGCGCTCTTTATTTGCTGTTGTTGAGCGATATCCTGATCTTAAGGCTAATCAGAGCATGCTCAAGCTTCATGAAGAGATAACTTCAACTGAAAACCGGATTGCTTTTGCCCGGCAGTTTTACAATGATGAGACAATGAGGCACAATACCTTAATTCAGCAATTTCCGGTTAATTTAATTGCCAGTAGTTTTAACTTTAGCAATAAAGAGTTATTCGAAATCGAGGATACGTCTCACAAGGAAGTTCCCGAAGTAAATCTTTAA